A segment of the Mauremys mutica isolate MM-2020 ecotype Southern chromosome 7, ASM2049712v1, whole genome shotgun sequence genome:
CCAAAGCAAAATGGCTTTACAGTAAAAGTTTTTTAGTCTTGCCACAGCTCTTATTTCCGCACCTTCCCCTTACGTTTCTCTGTCACAGACTTTGTCCAGTTACTTTAATCCAAAGCAAGATCTCAGTCCCACGCTGGAGCTAAGAACGAGACCTGTTCTTGCTAACACTCGTATGCAGGCATCCAACCCAGGCCATGCGAGGCTTCTGCTGCTCACTGTGGTAATTCACATCGCAGCATGACCAGGTTAGAGGAGTAACTTGTACTAGTTATTCGTCTATAAACATGTGCATCTTACGGAATGGAAAGAAAGGCAAAAGCAGTTGGTGATAAAATGTTAATTATTCTCTGTAGAGAGGAAATTGGACCATGATGTCCATGTTCAGCTAGTCAGCGATAAGCCACTATCTGTTAACAGCTGACGGTGACGGTGAAAACTCAGCCTATGCGGTTTTGGGATGTGGCTGTCTCTGGCCAAAGGCCTGGGATCTTGTGTGCATGTTGGTTTATTTATATCGTGCATCCAGACGCACGCACAGAAAATGGGAAATGTGCCCAGATGGGAAAACCTATTTCCCCTGAAAACAAATGCCAGCCGTGGAGGGGGCTTGCTCCTCCTTCTCCGAAATGAACAGGTGGAGGTGCTTTCACTTTGTTTTCCATGTCAATTGTTAGTATTGGACGCCCAGCGAATGTGGTGTCTGCCCCTGTTGGGTATGGTACAGCGCCATGGGAGGGCTCTTTGTTGTATGAGTTATCTGAGCTGGATGGCATTGCCTGGGTTATCACACAGTGAGCGCAGCAGAGTGAGGCTTCTGCCGTCACTCCCCCAGGGTTTCCAGGAATACCAGGGAACAGTGCCGGTAATGACGTGACTGATTGCATTGACAGGCTGCAGTCAGAGCACCCGGCCTTCTCCTGCACAGGGGCCACGCTAGCCTTTCCTGCCACGAGAGCGCCTCTCCTCTGGAATTAGCATGCTggtaattagagctggttgggactTTCTCCATTAAACGTCTTTTCGTTGGAAAACGCTGATTCGTCGAAAGCGAAACTTCCTGGGAATGTGTCGGTTTCGCTGACACTCTCCTTGGGAAGGTTTCTCGGGTCCAGGATGAGTTTTGGGAGAGAGGAGGATGAAGGCGGGGGAGAGACTAGGGAGTGAGGGCTGGGGCTAAAGAAGACCCAGGCCCAAGTCTCTTATCTGCCTGATTCACACTAGGGACTGGAACCTGGTTTTCCCCATCCTAGATCGTTCCTCGCTCCCTCGCAGCTACTGGCTGTCCTGGGGTGGGTCCCTCCTCTCTCAGTTTCCATGGAAAACTTTGGAAGATCTCAGGGTTTGTCCCAGTGCAGACCGGGAACCAATGTCAAAGTCTTGAACGTTTTCATGGGATAGGAAATCTGTTTCCTGCCCATCTCTGCTGGGAACGGAGCTCGGCAGTGACAGGGGGTTATCAGCTGCAACAGCATGTCCTTTACATTATGGATGCTGTAGACAACCTGCACATAAAGATACTCAGTGACTATGGCCCAGCCCAGTGAAATCAGTCTCAATGGCCTGTCTCCCTGGACTTGTAGGAAGGGGCAGCTGTGACCCCTAGGAATACCCCGGTGCTGGAAGGCCAGGGGCTCCCTGGCATGTAGCAGTGTGTGTCAGTGGGCCTGACTAGCTTGGTGTAGTCCAACACGCTGTTGTCATCGTCTGTGGCTAAAAGGTGTCTTGGAGGGTGTTGTATGCAAAGTGGCAACACGCTGCTGTGGCGTATGTATGGGTGATACGTGAAACATTATAAATATATGCTGGAAAGATGCTCTTCAGACGTGTTTGGCAGGTAGAGCTTAAGTCATCccgccctagacaaaggaatatgGCCCGGCCTACTTGGATGTGTCTCCCATGAGAGATAATGAAAGTGTGACGACAGGCAGGGCAGCAAACTAGTGAGTGGGGGCGATAGCCACTTAGCCAGCATGGCGGCGGGAGACTGCTCAAATTAACATGGTGTCAGCAACCTGGTGGCCATAGCAAGCTGAACTGCAGGAGTGCTGCCTGACTTGGACAACAAAGAGAAAACTTTGAGGCTCTCTGCAGAGAGaaaaagccattttggcatccaTGGCCTGAGGAGACGAAGAAGCCCAGTGCTTTGTGCTGTGTGTGTCGCATCCTGGCTAAGGAGTGGCCAGCCATGCCAGAAGAACACTTGTGGGGAGGGTGACAGATagtaactgtgaaaaaacgggacagagtgggggtaataggtgcctatctaagaaaaagtccccaaaaatgggactgtccctataaaaatgggacatctggtcaccctacctgtgggGAGGAATCTACTGTGTGCAAGCGACTGGTTTGTGACTCTTTCTTAGAAGAgtattttagttttgtttgtttgtagccaTTGTATCCCAATTCCTCCTACCTCGCGTCTCTTCAGTCTCTGGTCTGTGTTACTAAACCTCAGCTTGTTCTATTACACAGCCAGCTCGGTGCAGCGCTTCAAACTGGAGAGTACAAACCCCAGCCAAGCTCAGAGGCTGGTGCTGGCTCTTTAGAGGAGCAGCAAACGTGACAATGTTTGTGAATGCTGCAGGgcgaggggctgagccctgcagAGGAGACAGCTTTGCGGAGACTCAGGGCTAGAGGGGCTGGTGGGGTCACCCTGCCAGGCATAcacaggctggtggaagccaggggcAGGGCATTGTGCTGTGCGCAACCTGCTCGCATCAGAGCTCTGAACCAGCGCTGCACAGCACAGAAGCACCCAGGGCTACAGAGCAGGAGGCGACACCCCCCTCTTCCTGGCCTGGGTGAACCCCAAAGCGTCACAGCCACTTGAGACCCTTACCAGTAGAATCGCTTTGCTACAGTTCCTCACCTGGTTGTTTTAAAGGATTGGGCCTAGACTTTGCAGtttggaaattaaaaaaataaatgtttccgaTTTCAAGAGGGTGGGTAAGGAAGGCCTTACAGATATGGGGCCTACTCCTGCATAGTTACTTTCAGCAAATTCTGTGTGAGTTCTGGGTGAGCAAGGAATGCAAGATTGGGCCCATGGAGAGGAAAACATTTCTTGAAGAGCCTGACACTGCAGCACTAATGGACCAATCAACTGTCGGACTTCAGTGATTTAATTTGAAATCATTTTATTTGGCTGGTGTCTGCCTTCATCCATGGAGCTTTTTCAGTTCCTTGTGGAAAAGAACAAAATATACAATCATCACTTGATTTATTTGCTGATCATCTTTCTTCAGAAATGTGTGCATTAAATAATGTGAGCAACAACAGTTAATTTGAATAAAACTGCATAATATATAAgtgcatatacatacacacatacagtaTGTATACTGTGTAGAGCATTAGCTAGCATACGCAATGCAGAAGGTTGTCTTTTCAGTAGTATTGGGAATGTGCATTGTTTGGGTAAATCACAGTTATTTATGGAAGCATTTGAAAGGGCTACTAACAGGAAGTTTAGGCCCATCATTtaggtttttatttaaaagaaggaaaaaaatggttttacaAAACCTAATAACGTAACAATGCTAGAACTGTCGTCACTGAtcagtattttttaattcagtgacaaCTGTTTTTAATTTCTTTGGATTTAAACGTTCCCCGCAGTGTTTACAACCCGAATAGTGCGGCCCGACTCCAGGGTCAGGGCCGGAACCTGACTAGAAACTTGTCTCCCACGTTTTTCAAGGCCGAGCAGAGTGGCGGGTGAACTACAAACGGTATCTGTGGTGAAAGGAGCATCGGTTTTAACACCTTAACCGGTTGCCAGGTAACACAGGTGAGGACATTTGTGTTTGAAAATGATGCACTTTACAACCTGCCAGTAAACCCGTAAATACTCACAGCATCATTTCAAATGTACAACCCCTTAGAGCCAGAGCCTGCAGTCCTTGCTCAGGGTGAACATCTGCCTCTCTCCCATCCTGTGTTGGGGGACCAGTGCAGGGACTAGTGAGGCGGGAACCCTCTTCCACCGTATGGAACCAGGCAACTGCTCTGCGAGTGTTACTCTAGCAGTTGGGCTCTCATGGATTGTGGCGAGATCGGTGGCTCTGGGCAGCGTGTGGACCTGCTGCCCATCCCGCCGCCTCGCCCAATCTCCCCCACGGAGCGCGATGCTATGGAGCCTTGTTGCACAGTGCACAGGGGCATGTGGGATCTCCCTTGTGTGGTTGTACCCACTGTGCTGTTCGGCTCGGCTGGAGTTTGGGCCTTGTCTCTCCACGGGCAGGCACATGTCTTCTGGCGTCACTGGGGAACTTACCCCCAGTCAGAACTCGCCCTTCCTTTAGAATACACCCAACCTTTTCCCGCCCTGCAGCCTCAACGAATCCCAGGGTGCTTTCATGCTTTACTGTCACCCATAACCTGGTCAAAATGTGACACACCACACGCCTCAGCCAACACGAGCCACTGACAGGGAGTTATAGATGCGCCCATGTTCATCTTGGCCCTCAGCTTAGCCAGGCCTGGCTGGATTTTTTCATGCTATGGATTAAAAGGACTCGGTTGCCGCCAGTACTGCAGGTTTTCCTTTATGCAAGCGCTTAGCTCTTTTTGGTGGAATTCACTGCAGTGCAGGGAGCTGACGTATGGTCCTGTGCTCTGCTTATGGTGAGTGATTAGCCTGGAGCGTAACTGGTGCAGgctgtctgcactggggtgaatttcacccttagagGAGTGATGTTAGTTTGTTTCATTTCTTGGCCATATTTAATTGAGACACCTTAACCAGTGCTGTAACCCCTGGGAGGAAAGCAATGTAGCCATCAGAAACCCGGCTCAGTTAGGTCTGGCTAATAACAATgttagttaagtatcagaggggtagccgtgttagtctgcatctgtaaaaagcaacaaagagtcctgtggcaccttatagactaacagatgtactggagcatgagctttcgggggtgaatacccacttcgtcagatgcatgtactgCACCTacctgcatctgacgaagtggggattcacccacgaaagctcatgctccagtacgtctgttagtctataaggtgccacaggactcagtgTTAGTTCAGTTGATGCTACTTAGCAGGTGTAACACACTGTTCTTCACAGCCGTGTGTAAAATGGTCCCAACTGCTCCCCTTTTGTGTTGGTGAgaaatttctctttaaaaaaccAGAACACCCTGATTGCCCAACAAGCTAACTGAAAAGCTGCATTTAGCAGACAGGATGGAGTAGCTATTGAATTGGCTCTATGCTGACCAGAGGCAACAGATTTTGGAAACAAACACTTGCTGCCAGAATGAGCAACAGTCTCTTGAACTAACAGAGCGTGGGGAGACCAGACACTGTGTTTGTGGGGCTGCTTTAActttttaagaaagatgtgatgAATCCCCAGAGCTCATTGACTTTGCATGTGAATCCGCTGGGGCTCACACAGTGGATATTGTTTAATCATCTGATGCCTTTGTCACAGGCCATATCCGCTGACTGCTGCAATCAGACAGTCGGCATCCAAAGGCAGCCAAAAGGTTATTTTACTCTCACATTTTAACGGTAAGAAGCCAAGATGGGCCCGAGCCAGAGAATTTTGCTCCAGATCGGAACGTCCCCAAAGTTCAGGCATGGGGGGACCTGAAGTTTGTTAGGAGTGTGGGAGTTCTGACAGCAAAGGCGCCACCTTCCATGGCAACACACGCTGGCCTCTGCCACCATGAACACTAGAAGATACTCTGCATTCATGGCAAATGAGCGTGGCCGCTCCCCCCTTAGCAGGCCTCCAGGGGAGAAGGCTAACAATGGAGCATGACCAAGGATTGTGCAGTGATCCACATCTGCTCCTCAGTCACAAAAACTGGTGCAGGTCCCAGCTATGCTGTAGCACTAAGTCGAGCAGCTGCTAGGTCTGAGGGGCTTTATACTGACCCCCTCCACCCTGCCTACACCAGCTCTCAAGCAATGCACCAGGAACGCGCTTTTCAGAGCTGTTAAAATAACAGGTGCCTAGCAGGTGGGCGGGGACCCAAAGCCCAACAATCTGGAGAGAAGAGTCAATGAGTCTGCCACTCTGACTCTCTCGATCTGAGCGTCTCTGGTCCAAAGGGACCGGCTGGCTGCGCAGGGTGCAGTTTGGTTACCACTAATGCTCAGAACTCCCAGTCTTTGGTTTAAGTGTCTAACATTAGCCTTAAACCCCGGGTGGCCTCTGTGGTGCAGCCCAATGTGCTACCTGCTATGTAGCTACGTCCTAGTTCGTTAACAGATTTTCAGTGTAAGTGCAGGATCGACACCAGGAAAGAGCTGTCCCATCCTGTTTGGCAAGGCTGACTCAGTAACACGCAGATACAGGACTTGAGTTTCTCACAGTAGCTAAACAGGGGAGTACTGCGAGGACACATAGCTTCTCTAAGGCTCTCCCAGCTGGCCCCTGCGCGTCACCGAGGCCATTCCCAGCAATATGCAAGATCATCCCTCTAAGGTGTCACCTGCAGGTTTCCAGGAAGCCCTCCCAAGCTACAGCTGCTATCTTGTAGAGTTCAGTATCAGCAGCCACACAGTCTGAGAGCATCTGGTATGATTACTTAGGAGGGTCTCCCAAACCTGTTGGAGAGCTGTCACTCCATAAATGCCTCTGTCTTGAGCATATGCTGTATCTCAAGGGGTTAACCAAGAGTTAATAGGGATGGATGTTAGCATGAACCCCCAAGTTGAGGGGAGAATGACATCATCTGCCTCACATCTCCTCATGTGTGTACTTCTACTGGTAAATACCGCAGCGTTACCATTTAAATACCCTGTCCTGGACAGGAAAGGCCTTTTATGCATTTCTACTGGAGCAAGCATTAGTAACAGTAAGTAGCCCCAAGGACATGGCTGTAAATGTCCACCACATACAACGATGTCAGTGTGTAGGTATTAGCGCCAGCTTGACATGTTCCTCCATTTAGGTTTGGCAGATGCTACACTACTTTCTCTTCCCCAGTTAGCGTTGATGTTCTTCTTAAGTTCTCTTTTACTTTAATAAATTCTGGTGCATGTTCTTCATGCTTCTCTTGTCCTCTCTCCAGCTAGATGAAAGAACAGTGAATGTTATTTGTATGCTAGAGAACAGAAGTGCAATCCATTCACTACACTGCTGCAGGTTTCATACTTAATTACTATTGGCCGGATTCTGTAGCTCTTATTCACACTGAGTAGCATCTTGTTCTGCTATTAGTCCTGTTGGTTTCAGTGGAGCTATTTACAGAGTAAGGTCCTACTTAATGTGAGTAAGGCTAGCACATCTGTCCCTACATAAATAAACAATGGATAATTATAAActattattttaatttagttaTTAGATCTGGAGCAGCTGAAGATTTCAATTGTATGTAGTTTGAGAAGCTAGACAGCAAAATCAGAATGAATTTCACTCAGTcgcccaggctggcagcaggtcTGAAGGGAGGACCCGGTTCCTGCCAGGCACAGGTGTATGGAACGCTGCAGAGCAGGCCTGGCTGGCAAACAAACGTACTGTTTTGTGACAAATGTCACAGTGTTGCCATTAGGTTTCGTTCTACAGCAGAAcagactgagacttttcaaaattttacaCCCAGAAATTGAGAGCGAGAGAGACAGAGCCTAGCCAATACCCCAGTGGTTAGGGCCtgcacctgggatgtgagaggcTGCATCAGGCAGAGCAAGGACCGGAACCTGGCTCCACATGGCCTCGGTAATAACCTAACCGCTGGATTACTGGATATTCCTGGGTGGGTCTCCCTCTCTCTGAGTTtggccagaaattccatcctggacccaaGAAACCTTCCCAGCAGAAGCTTTGCCCATCCCAATACTTTCCCGGGgaaggttttggttttgagtgatTGGCATTTTCTGGTGAAAAAATGTGATGTCAACAATTTCCATCCGTCTCTGGGGGGTGTTTGGCCAGAGGCTGCCCACTGGGGACAGGATGCTTTGGAGGGCCACTACTCAGCCACCGTAGTTCCACAGCACCACCGCCTCGCACTCGGGGTAGGACTAAGGCCAGGGCTCAGCAAACCCGCTCTTTGGACTTGGCTCCATTTTAAGCACCTTCCAGCCCTTGTGTGGGGCACTTCATATAACAATGGGACtgatttaaaattcagtttctaCCTGATCCAGCCTCTGCTGTCGCTTCAGGAGCTCTTGTTCAAATGGAGACTGCAATTTCTTTGcctcttcttcttcctttttctgcCTGAGCAGCTGATTTCGCCGTCGGTGCTCAAGCACTCGCTGGAGCTCTGGCTTGCTCTCCACGCTCAAGCCTCTGTGAACAGAACACAGAATATCTCTGAGCTGGAGCCCTTTCTGCCTTCAGCCCAGAATCTCACTGCCATTAGACATGTGTGGAGCCTGCTGGTTCAGAGAGCTGGGGCCCAGTCTTCAGATCCAAATAGGAACATTAAagacctgagccaaagcccattgagaGACTCCCAACCGTTTCAGTGGGCGTTGGATGAGGTTCTAAATGGCCCTTCCTCACCCAGCTGAATAGTGATGCAAGGCCTGGTGCCAAAATTGAACTACATCACGGTAAATAAAATGGAAACTCACTTATTCCTGGGGTGGAGCTTATCCACTCCCCGAAACTACATGCAAAACCCAAGCAACGTTCAAATGACATGATGAAGATTTTACACTTTAGCTATAGGTTAATGAAGTTTATTGGCTGGGATTTGTATCTGCTGTTAACCCATTAATGCATTAATAGGGGACGTGTAACATGCAGCGGTGCATACTGGAgtgcagggcatgctgggaaatgtgTGCTGTTTGCAGTGAGTGGCTGGGAGTCCTGGGCATAGAACGCTCGCCAGACCTGGTGCCCCTGGTCCATTGCCACCGTCACGTTCTGTGAGTTGGGGGAAGTGGGACAGGCTGGAGTGTCCTTTCTCATTAATTTGTAGCTAATTCTAAAACAGGATCATGTgtaaggctgtgagtctgtcatGAAGGttacggattctgtgactttctgggaccttcGTGAATTCTGCGGTGGccggtgcagctggctctgggcctGTCCAAATatctcaggcagcccctgggccagctgcaccgGCTGCTGCTGAGGCAGTCTCGGGCCACCGCCCCCTTTGTCCCCCAGCAGCACAAGCGGAGGTCTCTGCCactgtgccccccatcccagcagcagccccccctctccccagcacctgtgggggtcccgggccggGCACCGCCGCCcatcccccccagcacctgcgggGGTCCTGGGCCAAGCGCTGCCCCCCCAGAGCATCTGAGGTGTCCCCGGTCCCCCCCTAGATCATCCATAGTGCTCCCaagccactccctgccccagagcacccgTGGCACCCCCAGGCCACCCCCTGCCTTAGaacccccaagatttagtcaggagtGTATAGtccaagtcatggacaggtcacgggccgtgaatttttgttgactgcccgtgacctgtccatgacttttacgaaaaatacctgtgactaaaacgtagccgtAATCATGTGTAACGTTATGGGGCTGTTTAAGTGCCTGAGTTTTTTCGTTTTTACCAGCAGGGGGAGTGAGTGACAGCAATTAGCCCTGCAGTTTTTTTCCTCGCCGTGTCTGTCTAGGTGCTCCGCCACTCGCTTTATGGCTCTGCTGATTTTAGAGATGGAGCTAACATAGTGATGCGTATGGGCCTTTTGGCCAAAATAAAAGGCCCCTTCTGCTGAACGCAGACGTTTCTGTCAATAACTGAGGCAGTTTCATCCTTGGGATAATACAGCAGTGCGGGTCCGAGCAGCCGAGGTAGGCGACCTGATGGGCTCACTGGAAATGAGATGTGTCCGGAGCTTTCGCCTGTGTGTTAACGCATTGTGTACCTATTAAACTGCAGATCTGAGGCACATTTTGTAAGATACAGGGTGTTATGCATTCTTCTGGAATAAGGATTTTCTTGGTCCCTTTTCagctcttagggctggtctacactgggggggagggtcgATCTacgatacacaacttcagctacactattcgcgtagctgaagtcgaagtatcttagttcgacttacctggccgtcctcatggcaGCAAGTCGACTGCCACGGcgcccccgtcgactccgcttactcctcctgccgaggtggagtacgggcgtcgatttggggatcgatttatcgtgtctagacgagacgtgataaattgatccccgatagattgattactatctgccaatccggcgggtaatgtagacgtggccttagacTCCACAAGGCCTGGTGCGGGTGGAGCGGTGGGAGGGCGGGAACGGGGACAACTGAAGTTTTGAGAAACCGAATTGGAGTTTAAAGAAAAGATGTCTGAGGTTCTCAAAAGAGTGAGCGAGCTCGTGGTCGTATAGGCTGCATTCTGGTGACATCTAGTGGGCTAAGTGGAAGTAACATAAGGCAGCAGGCCCAGAGCTCTACCATCAAATTGCAGCTCACCTTTGCATTGATCTGTGAAAAGTTTAGCTTAACGAAGTGcattctctgctctgctcccagcgcGGTGTGCGCTGGTGACCTGTCCAAGTCCACACTATCACCTGTAATGTCAGAGTCAAGTCCAAGTCCAGGTTGTGTCAATATCAATGACGCCAATTTGCTTTCGAAGGGCTTGATCGTTAGCCGATTAAATACCTTGATTTGTCTCTTATGATTACTGCCGTCACTTTCAATCAGTCTCGCTGCTGTTTATAACTAGCCGAGCAAatggatattattattattatgtgatTACGTCAGATTTGCAAACAGTTCAGACGGTTAGGAAACATCCCACTGACAATCAGTAGAATTCGCTCCTTGCTCAAAGGGCTCTGTAGCAAACGTGCTTTTACCCAGCTGCTTTTGAAATCATCACGTTCGATGTTAGTGCGGGAGGGCTGATGCActgttgggcctgattctctattgCCACATTCCAGctttacactgctgtaactccATTGGTTACAACACGGTTAAACTGAAATAACacactggagaatcaggcccatgaatGCTAGCTCAGGCTTTAACCTAGCAGCAGTCTGCTTGTAGGGAACCAGGTGTCAGCATTTTCCCAGTGCGCAGGATCTTGCACTGATATGATCTGTGCTGTCAATAAACAGAGCAGGCCACCTTCCAGGGCTCTCAAAGTAGCACCGCTCCCCAGCACAAAATCCACACCAAACACTCCAAGAGCAAGAAGGGCTGTAAATCATGGCATTGCCTGGTGGGCAGGGGGAGTAAGACAGGAGGGGGAGATGTTTGTGGGACACAAGACAAGACTCGAAGGGTTCGGCTTGCTGAGCGATCTGATTCTCGGAGGTGCttagcacctgcagctcccactgccttcCGTTGGAGTGGCTGGTGAGCGCTCTGCagctctgaaaagcaggcccGGCATTTAGGAACTCCCTAGTTTTTCCGAATGACCGAGCGATTTGTTTACAATCTGGgtcacagcatggcagagagacgCTGCCTCCCACCGTAGCCTGTTTCACACCTTTTGCTATTTGTGCATAACAGTAAAG
Coding sequences within it:
- the FAM107A gene encoding actin-associated protein FAM107A, with product MSQSVEDQVRIPPGATGLYRAMLVKSASMYSEIQRERPEVRNFMSHPDYIDGNPDLIKPKKLLNPVKASKSHQELHRELLMNHKRGLSVESKPELQRVLEHRRRNQLLRQKKEEEEAKKLQSPFEQELLKRQQRLDQLERGQEKHEEHAPEFIKVKENLRRTSTLTGEEKVV